A genomic segment from Perca flavescens isolate YP-PL-M2 chromosome 13, PFLA_1.0, whole genome shotgun sequence encodes:
- the srsf1b gene encoding serine/arginine-rich splicing factor 1B, with translation MSGGGIVRGPAGSNDCRIYVGNLPPDIRSKDVEDLFYKYGAIRDIDLKNRRGGPPFAFVQFEDPRDSEDAVYGRDGYDYDGYRLRVEFPRSGRGGGGGGGGGGGGGGGPMGPQRGRHGPPSRRSEYRVVVSGLPSSGSWQDLKDHMREAGDVCYADVYRDGTGVVEFVRKEDMTYAVRQLDNTKFRSHEGETAYIRVKVDGPRSPSYGRSRSRSRSRSKSGSRRSRGSPRYSPRRSRSRSRSRSRT, from the exons ATGTCTGGCGGAGGTATCGTTCGAGGACCAGCAGGGAGCAACGACTGTCGGATATATGTGGGGAATCTCCCTCCCGACATCCGCTCAAAGGACGTCGAAGACTTATTTTACAAATATGGAGCCATTCGTGATATTGATCTAAAAAACCGAAGAGGAGGACCACCGTTTGCCTTCGTGCAGTTCGAGGACCCGAG GGATTCTGAGGATGCTGTCTACGGCCGCGATGGTTACGACTACGATGGCTACCGCCTGCGCGTTGAGTTTCCTAGAAgtggacgaggaggaggaggtggaggtggtggtggtggtggtggaggaggaggaccaATGGGACCCCAAAGGGGAAGGCATGGCCCGCCTTCCCGACGTTCAGAGTACAGGGTTGTTGTGTCAG GTCTTCCTTCCAGTGGAAGCTGGCAGGACCTGAAGGATCACATGCGAGAAGCAGGGGATGTATGTTATGCTGATGTGTACCGTGATGGCACCGGGGTGGTGGAGTTTGTACGCAAAGAAGATATGACCTACGCTGTCCGTCAATTGGATAACACCAAGTTTCGCTCTCATGAG GGAGAGACGGCCTACATTCGTGTGAAGGTGGACGGTCCTCGCAGCCCCAGCTATGGTCGTTCTCGCTCTCGTAGCCGAAGTCGAAGCAAGAGCGGGTCACGCCGCAGCAGAGGGTCTCCGCGTTACTCTCCTCGCCGCTCCCGTTCCCGTTCCCGCTCCCGCTCCCGCACCTAG
- the rskrb gene encoding ribosomal protein S6 kinase-related protein, with protein MGADGSKNRKRPAEGQEDEDFSSGWRGFLSSMGLSIPPGLCRLAPSALHLGQRRMLQGKAPDIPEHVLRLAGVGPGKLRAEWSLPGFITMFLPEFPHRTVPGHKHFQVLSYIAKGSFGPILKVKDKTEQKTYAVKVIPKSEILRLGVLEQSKEEVIVQRQVRHPFVHDLQDCWQTQRHLYIMCDYCSTGDLYTYWQMIGQFSEDTVRVFAAELGCALGFLHDFGIIHRDVKMENILLTDNGHLRLADFGLSRRLERGGRAFTICGTIQYMAPEVLSGGPYNHAADWWSLGILLFALVTGKFPMPPEPDHCSMLRKVRSFPYETPLSLSSPLALLITELLCKTPSRRLRTLDRFKHQTFFRGTTFDLALLQRQPVEVILELRERPDRAAKARRGLTLSLQPLKGFDYDSFLSPPTTPDTQLDANTQTHTAAPFPGPSFPLQPAQEKSPHGEVFV; from the exons ATGGGGGCCGACGGCAGTAAAAACAGGAAG AGGCCCGCTGAAGGGCAGGAGGATGAAGACTTCTCATCTGGATGGCGTGGCTTCCTCTCCAGCATGGGTCTGTCTATCCCACCAGGCCTCTGCCGCCTGGCACCATCTGCTCTGCATCTGGGCCAGCGTCGAATGCTCCAAGGCAAAGCCCCCGACATCCCAGAGCATGTCCTGAGGTTGGCGGGAGTCGGCCCAGGCAAGCTAAGAGCAGAGTGGAGCCTGCCGGGGTTCATTACCATGTTCCTGCCCGAATTCCCCCACAGAACTGTGCCTGGGCACAAACACTTTCAG GTGTTGAGTTACATCGCCAAAGGGTCGTTTGGACCCATTCTGAAAGTGAAGGACAAGACCGAACAGAAAACATATGCTGTCAAA GTTATACCTAAATCGGAGATTCTAAGACTCGGGGTGTTGGAGCAGTCAAAAGAAGAAGTTATTGTCCAG CGTCAGGTTCGCCACCCATTTGTCCATGACCTCCAGGACTGCTGGCAGACTCAGCGCCACCTCTACATTA TGTGTGACTACTGCAGCACAGGAGACCTGTACACTTACTGGCAGATGATTGGTCAGTTCTCGGAGGACACAGTGCGAGTGTTTGCAGCAGAGTTGGGATGTGCACTCG GCTTTCTGCACGACTTTGGGATTATCCACAGAGATGTGAAG ATGGAGAatatcctgctgacagacaacg GACACCTTCGCTTAGCTGACTTTGGTTTGTCCCGTCGcctggagagaggaggaagagcttTTACCATTTGTGGAACCATCCAATATATGG CCCCAGAGGTGCTGAGTGGCGGACCCTACAACCATGCAGCTGATTGGTGGTCGCTGGGAATTCTGCTTTTCGCATTGGTTACTGGGAAG TTCCCCATGCCTCCAGAACCAGACCACTGCAGTATGCTGAGGAAAGTGAGAAGTTTTCCCTATGAAACGCCCCTGAGCCTCAGCTCCCCACTGGCCTTGCTAATAACAGAG CTTTTGTGCAAGACTCCCTCCCGCCGCCTGAGGACCCTTGATCGCTTCAAACACCAAACCTTCTTCCGTGGAACAACTTTTGACCTCGCCCTGCTGCAGCGCCAACCTGTGGAG GTGATTCTGGAGCTGAGAGAAAGACCAGACCGAGCTGCCAAAGCTCGACGAGGCCTCACTTTGTCGCTGCAACCTCTCAAAGGCTTTGACTACGACTCGTTCCTCAGCCCTCCCACCACACCGGACACGCAGCTGGATGCcaacacacaaacccacacggCTGCACCGTTCCCCGGCCCATCATTCCCACTGCAGCCTGCTCAGGAAAAAAGCCCACACGGAGAAGTGTTTGTGTGA
- the dynll2b gene encoding dynein, light chain, LC8-type 2b, translated as MSDKKAVIKNADMSDEMQQDAVDCAMQAMEKYNIEKDIAAYVKKEFDKKYNPTWHCIVGRNFGSYVTHETKHFIYFYLGQVAILLFKSG; from the exons ATGTCTGACAAGAAGGCAGTGATAAAGAATGCAGACATGTCTGATGAAATGCAGCAGGATGCAGTGGACTGTGCCATGCAGGCTATGGAAAAGTACAACATTGAGAAGGATATTGCTGCCTATGTCAAAAAG GAGTTTGACAAGAAGTACAACCCCACATGGCATTGCATTGTTGGGAGGAATTTTGGGAGCTACGTGACGCACGAGACGAAGCATTTCATCTATTTCTACCTGGGCCAAGTGGCCATTCTGCTGTTCAAGTCGGGCTGA
- the pigs gene encoding GPI transamidase component PIG-S has protein sequence MTFDWVCPHNKRTPFSSLTEMATTEVERRRGQLAALSIAAVVIMVGVPLWWRTTETYRAWLPVSQINELANMQLQLSADVEVVFARGTVTPEQQKKVPLTQTQDEEHTVDENTALRYRYEIRYRTATVMEEDALDQPTAAEADLSLHTLSESPCGSLVVYVIPESSSLLPEDVDVYIGQRRTALLRIGAQMRVGRTLEQLLAHLEPRIKQVLQVMSFSHTDITAALSDRVRLSPGNKESIADSMRAFKSSPGYEITFSLLNPDPKSHRLNWDIEGAVQTYIQPLLTKLAPVANFSLDSQTLYYAMLGVNPRFDSSSSAYTLNSDSLAHVINPVEARLGSNAASSNPVLNFLLYVPDAHHSPLYIHDNKKQEVPSNAFHSPRWGGIMVYNVNGFYRPEAVLPVDININMAKVMGVFLAQLRLLLGVQSSTAPPGFLMAPCGSTGLADWELDRLMWSRSVENVATATTTITSLAQLLDQIGNIVINDNIAEQVSSAVTSLQLAVAELEAGNLGFALQYSKEAIMASERAFFDPSLLHLLYFPDDQKFAIYIPLFLPMCVPILLSLLKIVSEVRQKRREKQAKKD, from the exons ATGACGTTTGACTGGGTGTGTCCTCATAACAAGCGCACCCCATTCAGTTCATTGACAGAAATGGCTACCACGGAAGTTG AGCGCAGACGTGGTCAACTTGCTGCTCTGTCTATAGCAGCAGTGGTCATCATGGTGGGAGTCCCTCTGTGGTGGCGAACAACTGAAACGTACCGCGCCTGGTTGCCTGTCAGTCAGATAAATGAGTTGGCTAATATGCAG CTACAGTTGAGTGCTGATGTGGAGGTGGTGTTTGCACGTGGAACGGTGACGCCAGAACAGCAGAAGAAGGTCCCACTGACACAGACGCAGGATGAGGAACACACAGTAGATG AGAACACAGCTTTGAGGTACAGGTATGAGATAAGGTACCGCACAGCTACAGTCATGGAGGAGGACGCGCTGGACCAGCCCACTGCTGCAG AGGCAGATCTTTCTCTGCACACGCTAAGTGAGAGTCCGTGTGGCTCTTTAGTTGTGTATGTGATCCCAGAGTCATCTTCACtgctgcctgag GACGTGGACGTATATATTGGTCAGCGACGGACAGCCCTGCTGCGTATTGGTGCACAGATGAGAGTGGGCAGGACACTAGAGCAATTGCTGGCTCATCTGGAGCCTCGGATCAAGCAGGTGCTGCAGGTGATGTCTTTTAGCCACACCGACATCACCGCCGCCCTCAGTGACAGAGTTCGTCTCAGCCCTGGCAACAAAGAGAGCATCGCTGACAGTATGAGAGCCTTTAAATCCAGCCCAG GTTATGAGATAACATTCAGTCTGTTAAACCCAGACCCCAAGTCACACCGGCTAAACTGGGACATAGAGGGTGCCGTACAGACCTACATCCAACCTTTGCTTACAAAACTAGCCCCTGTGGCCAACTTCAGCCTTGACTCTCAG ACCTTATACTACGCCATGCTCGGTGTCAACCCACGCtttgacagcagcagcagcgcctaCACACTGAACTCTGATAGCCTTGCACATGTCATTAACCCTGTGGAGGCTAGACTGG GCTCAAATGCTGCATCTTCCAACCCGGTGTTGAATTTTCTTCTGTACGTCCCGGATGCCCACCATTCCCCTCTTTATATTCATGAcaacaagaaacaggaagtgCCTTCTAATGCGTTTCACTCTCCACGTTGGGGAGGAATTATG GTCTATAATGTTAATGGTTTCTATAGACCAGAGGCTGTGTTGCCTGTTGACATCAACATCAACATGGCCAAAGTCATGGGAGTCTTCCTTGCACAGCTTCG ACTGTTGCTAGGTGTGCAGTCGTCTACCGCTCCCCCTGGCTTCCTGATGGCGCCGTGCGGCAGTACAGGACTAGCTGATTGGGAGCTGGACCGTCTCATGTGGAGTCGGAGTGTGGAAAATGTTGCAACAGCAACCACCACCATCACCTCACTGGCACAGCTGCTGGACCAGATAGGCAACATTGTTATCAATGACAACATTGCTGAACAG GTGTCCAGTGCGGTCACGTCTCTGCAGCTGGCTGTGGCTGAATTGGAGGCTGGGAACCTCGGCTTTGCTCTGCAGTACAGTAAAGAGGCCATAATGGCATCAGAAAGGGCATTCTTTGACCCTTCACTTCTCCACCTTCTCTACTTTCCTGATGACCAGAAGTTTGCTATCTACATACCACTCTTCCTGCCCATGTGTGTACCtattctgctgtcactgctCAAGATAGTGTCTGAGGTTAGACAGAAACGCAGAGAGAAGCAAGCCAAGAAGGACTGA
- the aldocb gene encoding fructose-bisphosphate aldolase C-B, which produces MTHQYPALSAEQKKELQEIAQRIVAPGKGILAADESTGSMGKRLNPIGVENTEENRRRYRQLLFTADERMDSCIGGVIFFHETLYQNTDDGTSFAKLIKDRDIVVGIKVDKGVVPLAGTNGETTTQGLDGLSERCAQYKKDGADFAKWRSVLKISDTTPSELAIFENANVLARYASICQQNGIVPIVEPEILPDGDHDLKRCQYVTEKVLAAVYKALSDHHVYLEGTLLKPNMVTAGHSCPTKYSNEEIAMATVTALRRTVPPAVTGVTFLSGGQSEEEASVNLNAINNCPLAKPWALTFSYGRALQASALSAWRGELSNEKAAAEEFLKRAQANSLAALGKYESAGSGAAAGQSLYVANHAY; this is translated from the exons ATGACTCACCAGTATCCCGCACTGAGTGCTGAGCAGAAGAAAGAGTTGCAGGAAATCGCTCAGAGGATAGTAGCTCCAGGAAAAGGCATCCTTGCAGCTGATGAATCTACcg GCAGCATGGGGAAACGTTTGAACCCGATCGGGGTTGAGAACACAGAGGAGAACAGGCGTCGCTATCGCCAGCTGCTCTTCACAGCCGACGAGCGCATGGACAGCTGTATCGGAGGGGTCATCTTCTTCCATGAAACCCTGTACCAAAACACAGACGATGGCACTTCCTTCGCCAAGCTCATCAAAGACCGCGACATTGTTGTTGGCATCAAG GTGGACAAAGGTGTTGTGCCCCTCGCAGGAACAAATGGAGAGACCACCACTCAGG GTTTGGACGGGCTGTCTGAGCGATGTGCGCAGTACAAGAAAGACGGTGCAGACTTCGCCAAGTGGCGCAGCGTACTGAAGATCAGCGACACCACGCCGTCTGAGCTGGCTATCTTTGAGAATGCTAATGTTCTGGCACGATATGCCAGCATCTGCCAGCAG AATGGTATTGTTCCCATTGTGGAACCTGAGATCCTTCCTGATGGAGACCATGACCTGAAGCGTTGCCAGTACGTCACTGAGAAG GTCCTAGCTGCAGTGTACAAGGCTCTGTCAGACCACCACGTGTACCTGGAAGGGACACTGCTGAAACCCAACATGGTCACAGCAGGACACTCCTGCCCCACCAAGTACAGCAACGAGGAAATTGCAATGGCTACCGTCACCGCCCTGCGCCGCACCGTGCCTCCAGCTGTCACAG gaGTGACATTCTTGTCAGGTGGCCAGTCCGAAGAAGAAGCCAGCGTGAACCTCAACGCCATTAACAACTGTCCACTCGCCAAGCCCTGGGCCCTGACTTTCTCCTATGGCCGCGCCCTGCAGGCCTCTGCCCTGAGCGCATGGAGAGGAGAGCTGAGCAATGAGAAGGCTGCCGCTGAGGAGTTCTTGAAACGTGCTCAG GCAAACAGTCTGGCTGCGCTCGGGAAGTACGAGTCTGCTGGAAGTGGTGCCGCCGCAGGACAATCCCTCTACGTAGCTAATCACGCCTACTAA
- the cct8 gene encoding T-complex protein 1 subunit theta isoform X2, translating into MALHVPKAPGFAQMLKDGAKHYSGLEEAVFRNIRACKELSQTTRTAYGPNGMNKMVINHLEKLFVTNDAATILRELEVQHPAAKMIVMASHMQEQEVGDGTNFVLVFAGALLELAEELLRMGLSVSEVIEGYEKACKKTLEIMSDCVCSSAENLHDVKEAASLIRTAVMSKQYGNEDFLANLIAQACVSIFPESGSFTVDNVRVCKIMGCGVTASTVLHGMVFKKEAEGDVTSVKDAKIAVYSCPFDCMMTETKGTVLINNAKELMDFSKGEEDMMEAQVKAIKEAGANVVVTGGKVADMALHYANKYNLMVVRLNSKWDLRRLCKTVGAVALPRMTPPTPDEMGHCDNVYLTEVGDTQVVVFKHEKEDGLISTVVIRGSTDNLMDDIERAVDDGVNTFKVLVRDKRLVPGAGATEIELAKQITSYGESCPGLDQYAIKKFAEAFEAFPRALAENSGVKGSELLSKLYSAHHEGHKNMGFDIEGEGPAVKDMLEAGILEPYLVKYWGVKLATNAAITVLRVDQIIMAKPAGGPKPPQGKKDFDDDD; encoded by the exons ATGGCTCTGCACGTTCCCAAAGCTCCGGGCTTTGCCCAAATGTTGAAGGATGGCGCCAAG CACTATTCAGGGCTTGAAGAGGCCGTCTTTCGTAACATCAGAGCCTgtaaggagctttctcagaccACACGCACCGCATATGGACCAAACG GTATGAACAAAATGGTCATCAATCACCTGGAAAAGCTGTTTGTCACCAATGACGCAGCAACGATTCTCAGAGAGCTTGAG gtACAGCATCCAGCCGCCAAAATGATTGTGATGGCGTCGCACATGCAAGAGCAGGAGGTTGGAGACGGTACAAACTTTGTCCTGGTGTTTGCTGGAGCTCTGCTGGAGCTGGCTGAAGAGCTGCTCAGGATGGGCCTCTCCGTGTCCGAG GTGATTGAAGGCTATGAGAAAGCTTGTAAAAAGACTCTAGAGATCATGTCAGACTGCGTATGTTCCTCAGCCGAGAACCTCCATGATGTTAAGGAGGCAGCGTCTCTCATCCGTACAGCAGTCATGAGTAAACAGTATGGCAACGAAGACTTCCTCGCTAACCTCATTGCACAGGCCTGTG TGTCCATCTTCCCAGAGTCCGGCAGTTTCACTGTTGATAACGTCAGAGTATGCAAGATTATG GGTTGTGGAGTGACAGCATCCACCGTGTTACATGGCATGGTTTTTAAAAAGGAAGCAGAGGGAGATGTCACATCAGTTAAAGACGCCAAGATTGCCGTCTACTCGTGCCCCTTTGACTGCATGATGACGGAGACCAAG GGCACAGTACTGATAAATAATGCAAAGGAGCTCATGGACTTCAGTAAGGGAGAGGAAGATATGATGGAGGCTCAGGTGAAGGCCATCAAGGAGGCTGGTGCCAACGTGGTGGTAACTGGGGGGAAAGTGGCTGACATGGCGCTGCATTATGCCAACAAGTACAACCTCATGGTGGTCAG GCTTAACTCCAAGTGGGACCTCAGGAGGTTATGCAAGACTGTTGGAGCTGTAGCACTGCCCAGGATG ACGCCTCCAACTCCAGACGAGATGGGTCACTGTGACAACGTGTACCTGACAGAGGTGGGGGACACTCAGGTGGTGGTCTTCAAACACG AGAAAGAAGACGGCCTCATCTCAACGGTGGTGATCCGAGGCTCCACTGACAACCTGATGGATGACATTGAGAGGGCTGTAGATGATGGCGTCAACACCTTCAAGGTTCTGGTCCGG GACAAGCGACTGGTACCTGGAGCAGGAGCCACTGAGATTGAGCTGGCCAAACAGATCACCTCATATGGAGAG TCCTGCCCTGGTCTGGACCAGTATGCCATTAAGAAGTTCGCTGAAGCCTTTGAGGCTTTTCCAAGAGCACTGGCTGAGAACTCTGGTGTGAAGGGGAGTGAGCTCCTCTCTAAACTGTACTCTGCGCATCATGagggacacaaaaacatgggctTTGACATtgag GGAGAAGGCCCCGCTGTGAAGGACATGCTTGAAGCTGGCATTCTGGAGCCTTACCTGGTCAAATACTGGGGCGTCAAACTGGCTACCAACGCTGCCATCACAGTACTGAGAGTTGACCAG ATCATCATGGCTAAACCAGCAGGGGGACCCAAACCTCCACAGGGCAAGAAGGACTTCGATGATGATGACTGA
- the cct8 gene encoding T-complex protein 1 subunit theta isoform X1 produces the protein MALHVPKAPGFAQMLKDGAKHYSGLEEAVFRNIRACKELSQTTRTAYGPNGMNKMVINHLEKLFVTNDAATILRELEVQHPAAKMIVMASHMQEQEVGDGTNFVLVFAGALLELAEELLRMGLSVSEVIEGYEKACKKTLEIMSDCVCSSAENLHDVKEAASLIRTAVMSKQYGNEDFLANLIAQACVSIFPESGSFTVDNVRVCKIMGCGVTASTVLHGMVFKKEAEGDVTSVKDAKIAVYSCPFDCMMTETKGTVLINNAKELMDFSKGEEDMMEAQVKAIKEAGANVVVTGGKVADMALHYANKYNLMVVRLNSKWDLRRLCKTVGAVALPRMTPPTPDEMGHCDNVYLTEVGDTQVVVFKHEKEDGLISTVVIRGSTDNLMDDIERAVDDGVNTFKVLVRDKRLVPGAGATEIELAKQITSYGESCPGLDQYAIKKFAEAFEAFPRALAENSGVKGSELLSKLYSAHHEGHKNMGFDIEGEGPAVKDMLEAGILEPYLVKYWGVKLATNAAITVLRVDQIIMAKPSGGPKAPKQRGHWDKDDWEEAPDNFETHH, from the exons ATGGCTCTGCACGTTCCCAAAGCTCCGGGCTTTGCCCAAATGTTGAAGGATGGCGCCAAG CACTATTCAGGGCTTGAAGAGGCCGTCTTTCGTAACATCAGAGCCTgtaaggagctttctcagaccACACGCACCGCATATGGACCAAACG GTATGAACAAAATGGTCATCAATCACCTGGAAAAGCTGTTTGTCACCAATGACGCAGCAACGATTCTCAGAGAGCTTGAG gtACAGCATCCAGCCGCCAAAATGATTGTGATGGCGTCGCACATGCAAGAGCAGGAGGTTGGAGACGGTACAAACTTTGTCCTGGTGTTTGCTGGAGCTCTGCTGGAGCTGGCTGAAGAGCTGCTCAGGATGGGCCTCTCCGTGTCCGAG GTGATTGAAGGCTATGAGAAAGCTTGTAAAAAGACTCTAGAGATCATGTCAGACTGCGTATGTTCCTCAGCCGAGAACCTCCATGATGTTAAGGAGGCAGCGTCTCTCATCCGTACAGCAGTCATGAGTAAACAGTATGGCAACGAAGACTTCCTCGCTAACCTCATTGCACAGGCCTGTG TGTCCATCTTCCCAGAGTCCGGCAGTTTCACTGTTGATAACGTCAGAGTATGCAAGATTATG GGTTGTGGAGTGACAGCATCCACCGTGTTACATGGCATGGTTTTTAAAAAGGAAGCAGAGGGAGATGTCACATCAGTTAAAGACGCCAAGATTGCCGTCTACTCGTGCCCCTTTGACTGCATGATGACGGAGACCAAG GGCACAGTACTGATAAATAATGCAAAGGAGCTCATGGACTTCAGTAAGGGAGAGGAAGATATGATGGAGGCTCAGGTGAAGGCCATCAAGGAGGCTGGTGCCAACGTGGTGGTAACTGGGGGGAAAGTGGCTGACATGGCGCTGCATTATGCCAACAAGTACAACCTCATGGTGGTCAG GCTTAACTCCAAGTGGGACCTCAGGAGGTTATGCAAGACTGTTGGAGCTGTAGCACTGCCCAGGATG ACGCCTCCAACTCCAGACGAGATGGGTCACTGTGACAACGTGTACCTGACAGAGGTGGGGGACACTCAGGTGGTGGTCTTCAAACACG AGAAAGAAGACGGCCTCATCTCAACGGTGGTGATCCGAGGCTCCACTGACAACCTGATGGATGACATTGAGAGGGCTGTAGATGATGGCGTCAACACCTTCAAGGTTCTGGTCCGG GACAAGCGACTGGTACCTGGAGCAGGAGCCACTGAGATTGAGCTGGCCAAACAGATCACCTCATATGGAGAG TCCTGCCCTGGTCTGGACCAGTATGCCATTAAGAAGTTCGCTGAAGCCTTTGAGGCTTTTCCAAGAGCACTGGCTGAGAACTCTGGTGTGAAGGGGAGTGAGCTCCTCTCTAAACTGTACTCTGCGCATCATGagggacacaaaaacatgggctTTGACATtgag GGAGAAGGCCCCGCTGTGAAGGACATGCTTGAAGCTGGCATTCTGGAGCCTTACCTGGTCAAATACTGGGGCGTCAAACTGGCTACCAACGCTGCCATCACAGTACTGAGAGTTGACCAG ATCATCATGGCTAAACCTTCAGGGGGACCCAAGGCTCCCAAGCAGAGAGGCCATTGGGACAAGGACGATTGGGAAGAAGCGCCTGATAATTTTGAAACTCACCATTAG